One genomic window of Paramormyrops kingsleyae isolate MSU_618 chromosome 20, PKINGS_0.4, whole genome shotgun sequence includes the following:
- the spock2 gene encoding testican-2 isoform X2 — protein sequence MFFSNCLPLSLSLSLSSSSLLQEVEDDYIRTLDENQGSEESVDTTKDPCQKVKCSRHKVCVAQGYQRAMCINRKKLEHRIRQPATKPHDGGCKPCLAAASAPVCGSDGHNYASQCKLEQQACLTGKELSVKCPGQCPCAPGGTPTPDPEAKHESCTGQDLADLGDRLRDWFQLLHGNAKQNNSSKLGSSTASVLDKSLVASCKDSIGWMFSKLDTNGDLYLDQPELAAINLDKYEICIRAFFNSCDTYKDGKVSTAEWCLCFWREKPPCLAELEKMQVQEVMKKKPGMYIPSCDEDGYYRKLQCDRSRAECWCVDQHGGELSGSRIHGIPDCDDQAGYSGDFGSGVGWEDEEEKEAEEPGEEVEEEEEEGEAGEADYGGYIW from the exons ATGTTTTTCTCTaactgtctgcctctctctctctctctctctctctcttcctcctccttaCTGCAGGAAGTGGAG GATGATTACATCCGAACTCTGGATGAAAACCAAGGCTCTGAGGAAA GCGTAGACACCACCAAGGATCCCTGCCAGAAGGTGAAATGCAGCCGGCACAAGGTGTGCGTGGCCCAGGGGTACCAGCGAGCCATGTGCATCAACCGCAAGAAGCTGGAGCACAG GATCAGGCAGCCCGCGACCAAGCCGCACGACGGCGGCTGCAAGCCATGTCTAGCCGCGGCCTCCGCCCCCGTGTGCGGCTCCGACGGTCACAACTACGCCTCTCAG TGCAAGCTGGAGCAGCAGGCCTGCCTGACAGGGAAGGAGCTGAGTGTGAAGTGCCCTGGCCAATGCCCCTGTGCCCCCGGGGGCACGCCCACCCCCGACCCCGAGGCCAAACATG AGAGCTGCACGGGGCAGGACCTCGCCGATCTGGGAGACCGCCTGAGGGACTGGTTTCAGCTTCTGCACGGAAACGCCAAGCAGAACAATTCCAGCAAGCTTGGAAGCAGCACCGCATCGG TCCTGGATAAGAGCCTGGTGGCCAGCTGCAAGGACTCCATTGGCTGGATGTTCTCCAAGCTGGACACGAACGGAGACCTGTACCTGGACCAGCCAGAGCTTGCCGCCATCAATCTGGACAAGTACGAGATCTGCATTCGAGCCTTCTTCAACTCCTGCGACACCTATAAGGATGGCAAGGTGTCCACCGCCGAATGGTGCCTCTGCTTCTGGAGGGAAA AGCCCCCGTGCCTGGCGGAGCTGGAGAAGATGCAAGTGCAGGAGGTGATGAAGAAGAAGCCTG GGATGTACATCCCCAGCTGTGATGAAGACGGCTACTACAGGAAGCTGCAGTGTGACCGCAGTCGCGCCGAATGCTGGTGCGTCGACCAGCACGGCGGAGAGCTGTCTGGCTCGCGTATCCACGGCATCCCCGACTGCG ACGACCAAGCTGGATATTCAGGGGATTTCGGCAGCGGCGTCGGCTGGGAAGacgaggaggagaaggaggcagaggagcctggggaggaggtggaggaggaggaagaagagggggAGGCTGGAGAAGCTGACTATGGAGGATATATCTGGTAG